A single genomic interval of Lucilia cuprina isolate Lc7/37 chromosome 2, ASM2204524v1, whole genome shotgun sequence harbors:
- the LOC111681677 gene encoding uncharacterized protein LOC111681677 has product MSELIKIFKKLNEYFVVNLVWEEIEEMIENVQQNKATPHNNTEGQLNEAMLKFIGIPLVQRAALDDQIVSTLMELCATLRSLRSESESSYDNTFDCWDQVVKVASRDGYLAFIYTLAALIQVDGTSQVYIKLSILAVNAYFLSLTIPGAKGFHIFEEEIIKHCVQVFTLIERIQNPNVLSRMSRNEPIQIWLQFTTLCDDLKLVLRYVHFSDHKEARDVILKKLIDIQYLNHERGYANTYAANLHLKCFEIYEEMINAHNGDPEQTLMKLMNMTVFLHTYPAKPKSNNQTNINSDCEHISDWFIKSISKYPRLLVKVLKFYIECIVTNPLRTWKNEQTQKALEYAAKYDAALFTKCNESCVEFLCEAVYADEVMIRSRAIDLMSKILQLESQVDWQMFRHEVSAIPREIHLIKELIDSLRDQNNNIKLKSVQALHMALTKGSPNTRKILTECLKYAQFCDTNVQLPDEPRVRKNEIRYEKPNRQKAEYTFEGHGIIELAFLNLPSNIFTQIYQSPLSYIRRAGIMFMEQLVKLNPLIIFNTNFVQETSRLVEEPTALVRKQTLLSVDAILESYPNCYPVIWIWCKVITPMLHDGDTKNIEVAMECFRNRVLMNMKSIEETNKAEHFMPWVIIRTLLSTQSRFYLQNCFHLALQQRIISSQIVGIIESHLLTSNSTEAWIVLNFICDKVKIKEPDALIHHFITLESWNKEQNMLIALEVLATCIKDFSHTALNHAFTHLLTQLKEGKMLPIIIGKAFDFLLLIDNRSQNTGKTKTGQTHHNQEPEIVWLTELHQHLEYEILTGIQNFPENRNTFMSHLYAYSEVNLQTRLRPHQTIISFIHKYMNECSKIKETEMHLENERLFNSMILIAGRLALRDGCVASTTCALYANILNSYDRPPIVNTIIVALTDLCKKHTQIVERIVGRVLRKLKSPYEVNRMETFKCFEKLVLQDQLKLRGSLLLALLATLLDESEDIAARAGDFFAEFLAKKNSALFQKCLIECPFVFNEYKNFDGLDSFQEAFIKSPLKGENQRKYRQQLYSHLMTDMDDINMILYFGQLKLIAEKSKNDPLIKTPEGIALVKDVLYILKKVCQLTKEQKLNTENSETEKPEDDALAEINELTEVNAEGNNKGATNKTPSGTGVGRGKRKREVTMPEALTLLEKSLIFIPTIYKNIHSYDNSIDKSFDDLCKALAKRFTNLVDYAQPAEFWNKYRTSKVANNSKGKKPTKRKTPKKKKRKAQTDTDDDEDDDAEDDNEEDDNDYENENEVCEEEKTKNKKYSNSSDSNEDEEDNEPLIKRPKKKAVISTELSMDYIFKPNI; this is encoded by the exons atgagtgaattaataaaaatatttaaaaagttaaatgaatACTTTGTAGTGAATTTAGTGTGGGAGGAAATCGAAGAAATGATAGAAAATGtacaacaaaataaagcaaCGCCACACAACAACACAGAGGGACAACTTAACGAAGCAATGCTGAAATTTATTGGCATTCCTTTGGTGCAACGTGCAGCATTAGATGATCAAATTGTCTCTACTCTGATGGAATTATGTGCCACATTACGTAGTTTACGCAGCGAAAGCGAATCTAGTTATGACAACACTTTCGACTGTTGGGATCAAGTTGTTAAGGTAGCTTCCAGAGATGGTTATTTGGCTTTCATCTATACCTTGGCAGCATTAATACAAGTGGATGGCACATCGCAAGTTTACATAAAACTTTCAATATTGGCAGTTAATGCATATTTTCTATCACTTACCATACCGGGCGCCAAGGGCTTTCATATATTCGAAGAGGAAATCATAAAACATTGTGTACAGGTGTTTACCTTAATAGAACGTATACAGAATCCAAATGTTTTATCGCGTATGTCTCGCAATGAACCCATACAAATATGGTTACAATTTACGACATTGTGTGATGATTTGAAATTGGTGCTACGTTATGTCCACTTCAGCGATCACAAGGAAGCAAGAGatgtaatattaaagaaattgatTGATATACAGTATTTAAATCATGAAAGGGGGTATGCTAATACGT ATGCTGCTAACttgcatttaaaatgttttgaaatataCGAAGAAATGATCAATGCCCACAATGGGGATCCTGAACAGACTCTCATGAAACTTATGAATATGACCGTCTTCCTTCATACATATCCAGCTAAACCGAAATCGAAcaatcaaacaaatattaattccGATTGTGAACACATCTCCGACTGGTTTATCAAATCGATATCTAAATACCCACGTTTATTGGTGAAagttttaaagttctatattgAATGTATTGTAACAAATCCTCTTAGAACATGGAAAAATGAACAAACACAAAAGGCTTTAGAATATGCCGCTAAATATGATGCtgctttatttacaaaatgtaatgAATCATGTGTGGAGTTCCTATGCGAGGCTGTATATGCCGACGAGGTAATGATAAGATCTCGAGCTATAGATTTAATGtcgaaaattttacaattagaATCCCAGGTGGATTGGCAAATGTTTCGTCATGAAGTTTCAGCTATACCACGtgaaatacatttaattaaagaaCTTATAGATAGTTTGCGagatcaaaataataatattaaattgaaatcgGTGCAAGCTTTACATATGGCTTTGACTAAAGGTTCACCTAATACGCGTAAAATTTTAACCGAATGCCTAAAGTATGCACAATTTTGTGATACAAATGTTCAACTACCGGATGAACCTAGAGTGCGTAAAAATGAAATACGTTATGAAAAACCGAATAGACAAAAAGCTGAATACACTTTTGAGGGTCATGGTATAATCGAATTGGCTTTTCTTAATTTACCATctaatatttttacacaaatttatcAAAGTCCTTTATCGTATATACGAAGGGCTGGTATTATGTTTATGGAACAGTTGGTTAAATTAAAtcctttaataatatttaatacaaattttgtacAG gaaacatCTCGTTTGGTAGAGGAACCTACGGCCTTAGTGCGTAAACAAACTTTATTGTCAGTTGATGCTATTTTAGAATCCTATCCCAATTGTTATCCAGTTATATGGATTTGGTGTAAAGTTATTACACCCATGTTACATGATGGTGATACCAAAAATATAGAAGTGGCTATGGAg tgCTTTCGTAACAGGGTCTTAATGAATATGAAAAGTATTGAAGAAACCAATAAAGCTGAACATTTTATGCCTTGGGTTATAATACGAACTTTACTATCCACTCAATCAcggttttatttgcaaaattgttttcatttggcTTTACAACAACGTATAATAAG TTCCCAAATCGTTGGTATAATTGAATCTCATTTGCTGACCTCAAATTCCACCGAAGCTtggattgttttaaattttatctgtGACAAAGTCAAGATTAAAGAACCAGATGCATTAATCCATCATTTCATAACATTGGAATCG TGGAATAAAGAACAAAACATGCTGATAGCTCTAGAAGTTCTAGCCACTtgtattaaagatttttctcaTACTGCCCTCAATCATGCCTTTACCCATTTACTCACCCAACTTAAAGAGGGCAAAATGTTGCCCATAATTATAGGTAAAGCATTCGATTTTCTACTACTCATCGATAATCGATCACAAAATACCGGAAAAACAAAAACCGGTCAAACTCATCATAATCAAGAGCCAGAAATCGTTTGGTTAACTGAATTACATCAACATTTAGAATATGAAATATTAACTGGTATTCAAAACTTTCCCGAAAATCGTAATACTTTTATGTCTCATCTATATGCCTACTCAGAGGTTAATTTACAAACTCGCCTTCGACCTCATCAAACTATCATCTcgtttatacataaatacatgaaCGAATGCagcaaaattaaagaaactgAAATGCATTTAGAAAATGAAAGACTTTTCAATTCGATGATTTTAATTGCTGGTCGTTTAGCTTTAAGAGATGGTTGTGTAGCCTCCACGACATGTGCTTTATAtgctaatattttaaatagctATGACCGTCCACCTATAGTGAATACTATTATAGTGGCCTTAACAGATTTGTGTAAAAAACATACTCAAATTGTTGAACGTATAGTGGGTAGAGTGTTGCGCAAACTAAAGTCACCCTATGAAGTAAATCGCATGgaaacttttaaatgttttgaaaaacttGTACTGCAGGATCAGTTAAAACTAAGAGGTTCTTTGCTTCTAGCCTTATTGGCTACTTTACTGGATGAAAGTGAAGATATAGCTGCTAGAGCGGGAGACTTTTTTGCTGAATTTTTGGCAAAGAAAAATTCagctttatttcaaaaatgtcttattGAGTGTCCTTTCGTTTTCAATGAATATAAG aattttgaTGGTTTAGATAGCTTCCAGGAGGCTTTTATAAAATCACCTTTGAAAGGCGAAAATCAACGTAAATACCGTCAACAGTTGTATAGTCATCTAATGACTGATATGGATGATATAAATATGATATTGTATTTTGGACAATTGAAACTAATAGCGG aaaaatctaaaaacgaTCCTTTAATAAAAACTCCTGAAGGTATAGCCCTTGTTAAAGATGTTTTATACATACTCAAGAAAGTATGTCAACTAACTAAGGAGCAAAAATTGAATACAGAAAATAGTGAAACAGAAAAACCCGAAGATGATGCTTTAGCTGAAATCAATGAATTAACCGAAGTCAATGCAGAAGGTAACAATAAAGGTGCAACAAATAAAACGCCTTCAGGCACGGGAGTTGGTAGAGGCAAGCGAAAACGAGAAGTAACAATGCCTGAAGCG CTTACACTtctagaaaaatctttaatatttatacccaccatttataaaaatatccatAGTTATGATAATAGCATAGACAAATCATTCGATGATTTATGTAAGGCCTTAGCTAAACGTTTTACTAACCTAGTAGACTATGCCCAACCAGCTGAATTTTGGAATAAATATCGTACTTCCAAAGTAGCAAATAATAGTAAAGGTAAAAAACCCACCAAAAGAAAAACGCCCAAGAAAAAGAAACGTAAAGCACAAACAGATACCGACGATGATGAAGATGACGATGCTGAGGATGATAATGAAGAAGATGATAACGATTACGAAAATGAAAATGAAGTATGCGAAGAAGAGAAGACTAAGAATAAAAAGTATAGCAACAGTTCCGATTCGAATGAAGACGAAGAGGATAATGAACCCCTAATAAAAAGACCCAAAAAGAAGGCTGTTATTTCTACTGAACTATCAATGGATTATATATTTAAACCGAATATTTGA
- the LOC111681678 gene encoding ubiquinone biosynthesis monooxygenase COQ6, mitochondrial, translating into MQLLLTNFGKNKQIKPLLQLLATRAFSGSPVVTAPTTSTEHYDIIIGGGGLVGTTLAAALATNKTMADKKVLLLEGAPPFKGFSTSQPYGNRVSAINKNSIALFESIGAWERMLNARVKPVKQMQVWESNSDALIQFQHDHFAQDVACIVENDLMLDAVYSQLKDAAPNVLVRNLSRISEVKLPSDTGKGVSEVTLQSGEKFTCELIIGADGANSLVRKQMGVDVFSLNYERMGLVATLELSEAADNSVAWQRFIPTGPVALLPLTDKLSSLVWSTTIPHAKELLNMAPQEFIDALNEAFCKEFPKSDLTDKALSTLNSIMGRSSATMRQYPPRVSGVFEKSRATFPLGFLHASSYVCTGAALIGDAAHRLHPLAGQGVNLGFSDVGYLIETLAEAAYAGAKLGDKQYLMKYEQKCLNKNVPILVGVHGLHTLYSTTLTPVVLLRSLGLQLTHNIPQIKDIFMKRAMG; encoded by the coding sequence atgcaGTTATTATTAACTAACTTTGGTAAAAACAAGCAAATAAAACCATTGCTTCAGTTACTGGCAACCAGAGCATTCAGTGGATCACCCGTAGTAACAGCACCTACAACATCCACCGAACACTATGATATAATTATAGGTGGTGGAGGCTTGGTAGGCACAACATTGGCTGCCGCTTTGGCTACAAATAAAACAATGGCCGATAAAAAGGTATTGTTATTGGAAGGAGCGCCACCATTTAAAGGATTCAGCACCAGCCAACCATATGGAAATCGTGTCTCTgctattaataaaaatagtattgcTTTATTCGAATCGATTGGAGCTTGGGAACGTATGCTGAATGCTAGAGTTAAGCCAGTTAAACAAATGCAAGTATGGGAATCGAATAGTGACGCCTTAATACAATTTCAACATGACCATTTTGCACAAGATGTGGCTTGCATAGTGGAAAATGATTTAATGTTGGATGCGGTATATAGTCAACTAAAAGATGCTGCTCCGAATGTATTAGTGCGCAATTTGTCTCGTATTTCAGAGGTTAAACTGCCCTCCGACACGGGCAAAGGAGTTTCCGAGGTTACATTGCAAAGTGGTGAAAAATTTACCTGTGAATTAATAATTGGAGCCGATGGTGCCAATTCGTTAGTGCGCAAACAAATGGGTGTTGATGTTTTCAGTCTAAACTATGAGCGTATGGGCTTAGTGGCAACATTGGAGTTAAGTGAAGCTGCAGACAATTCAGTTGCTTGGCAACGTTTTATACCCACAGGACCTGTGGCACTGTTGCCTTTAACCGACAAACTTAGCTCCTTAGTATGGAGCACTACAATTCCTCATGCCAAGGAGTTACTCAATATGGCTCCTCAGGAATTTATTGATGCTTTGAATGAGGCCTTTTGTAAGGAATTTCCAAAAAGTGATTTAACGGACAAGGCTCTAAGTACTTTAAATTCCATAATGGGTCGTAGTTCTGCAACAATGAGACAATATCCTCCCCGTGTAAGTggtgtttttgaaaaatcacgAGCCACATTCCCGTTGGGTTTCTTACATGCCTCTTCGTACGTTTGTACTGGTGCTGCTCTTATTGGAGATGCTGCCCATCGCTTACATCCATTGGCCGGACAAGGTGTTAATTTAGGTTTCAGTGATGTAGGCTATTTAATTGAAACTTTAGCTGAGGCTGCTTACGCCGGTGCCAAGTTGGGCGATAAACAATATCTAATGAAATACGAACAAAAGTGTCTAAATAAAAACGTACCCATACTAGTGGGTGTTCATGGATTACATACACTCTATTCAACTACCCTAACTCCGGTAGTACTTTTACGTAGTTTGGGTCTACAATTAACTCATAACATACCACAAATTAAAGATATTTTCATGAAGAGAGCAATGGGCTAA
- the LOC111681680 gene encoding ubiA prenyltransferase domain-containing protein 1 homolog produces MSSNESTAELDSVRESLLRIRTLNDKTTTTAVLANGSLVSEASPVNGKLHSSKYANNDNNATTTTTAAATSTTGTFMKLKTYLLALRPWSLSASLVPTLLGSALAFRSQWSSEFSFITFFLTAFTAVTVHCAGNVVNTYFDFIKGIDKQKADDRTLVDHILSKDEVVSLGAILYMAGCVGFIFLAILSPAKMEHLALIYFGGLSSSFLYTGGIGFKYIALGDLVILILFGPISVLFAFMSQTGHVDWTTIYYAIPLALNTEAILHSNNTRDADNDRKAGIVTLAILIGRTASHVLYALLLFTPYSVFVVYALKYSLWFLLPLITVPQAFRIEKQFRNEQTMSKVPRQTAKLNFFFGILYVVACCCASQLPTFTYSRH; encoded by the exons ATGTCATCTAACGAATCCACAGCAGAACTGGATTCAGTACGGGAATCTCTACTAAGAATACGTACATTAAATGATAAaaccacaacaacagcagtacTGGCGAATGGTTCATTAGTCTCGGAGGCCAGTCCAGTTAATGGTAAATTACATAGCAGCAAATATGCTAACAACGACAACAatgccacaacaacaacaacagctgctGCAACATCTACCACCGGCACATTTATGAAACTTAAAACCTATCTATTAGCTTTACGACCCTGGTCCCTATCTGCCAGTTTAGTACCCACATTGTTGGGTTCTGCATTGGCATTTCGCTCACAATGGTCGTcggaattttcatttataacattttttctaaCCGCTTTTACAGCCGTTACAGTTCATTGTGCCGGTAATGTGGTGaatacatattttgatttcATCAAAGGAATTGATAAACAAAAGGCTGATGATCGCACTCTAGTCGATCATATTTTATCCAAAGATGAG GTTGTTTCTCTTGGTGCAATACTTTATATGGCCGGTTGTGTTGGTTTCATCTTTTTAGCCATCTTAAGTCCAGCTAAAATGGAACATTTAGCCCTCATCTATTTTGGTGGTTTATCATCTAGTTTCCTGTATACCGGTGGCATTGGTTTCAAATACATTGCATTAGGTGATTTAGTTATATTAATACTATTCGGTCCCATATCTGTACTATTCGCGTTCATGTCACAAACTGGTCATGTTGATTGGACAACCATCTATTATGCCATACCTTTGGCCCTTAATACAGAAGCTATTTTACATAGTAACAATACAAGAGATGCTGATAATGATCGCAAAGCTGGCATTGTGACTTTGGCCATTTTAATTGGTCGTACAGCATCGCATGTCTTATATGCTTTACTCCTGTTTACACCCtatagtgtttttgttgtttatgctttaaaatattcattatggTTTCTATTGCCCTTGATAACGGTGCCACAAGCTTTTCGCATTGAGAAACAATTTCGTAATGAACAGACCATGAGTAAAGTGCCAAGACAGACGGCaaaattgaatttcttttttggtattttatatgTGGTAGCTTGTTGTTGTGCGTCCCAATTACCTACATTTACATATTCAAGGCATTGA
- the LOC111681702 gene encoding voltage-dependent anion-selective channel, with translation MAPPSFSDLGKQARDIFGKGYHFGLWKLDCKTKTASGIEFSTGGQSNQESGKVFGSLETKYKVSDYGLTLTEKWNTDNTLFTEVAVQDKLLEGLKLAFEGSFAPQSGNKSGKFKVGYGHENVKVDSDVNVDLNGPLINASAVLGYEGWLAGYQTAFDTKNTKLTKNNFALGYTTKDFVLHTAVNDGQEFSGSIFQKCSDKIDVGVQLSWTSGTNNTKFGLGGKYQLDHDAALRAKVNNNCQVGLGYQQKLRDGITLTLSTLIDGKNFNAGGHKIGVALELEA, from the exons aTGGCTCCTCCATCATTCTCTGATTTGGGTAAACAAGCTCGTGATATCTTCGGCAAGGGTTATCACTTTGGTTTGTGGAAATTGGACTGCAAAACCAAGACTGCCTCCGGTATTGAATTCAGCACTGGTGGTCAATCCAATCAAGAATCCGGCAAAGTTTTCGGTTCTTTGGAAACCAAATACAAAGTCTCCGATTACGGTTTGACTTTGACCGAAAAATGGAACACAGACAACACTCTCTTCACTGAGGTGGCCGTACAAGATAAATTGTTGGAAGGTTTGAAATTGGCTTTCGAAGGTTCTTTCGCTCCCCAATCTGGCAACAAATCTGGTAAATTCAAGGTCGGCTATGGCCATGAAAATGTCAAGGTTGATTCCGATGTCAATGTTGATTTGAACGGTCCCTTGATCAATGCCTCCGCCGTTTTGGGTTATGAAGGTTGGTTGGCTGGTTACCAAACCGCTTTCGATACCAAGAACACCAAGTTGACCAAGAACAACTTCGCTTTGGGCTACACCACAAAGGACTTTGTCTTGCATACAGCTGt CAATGATGGCCAAGAATTCAGCGGTTCCATCTTCCAAAAATGCTCCGACAAAATCGATGTTGGTGTACAATTGTCCTGGACCTCTGGTACCAACAACACCAAATTCGGTTTGGGTGGCAAATATCAATTGGATCATGATGCCGCTTTGCGCGCCAAGGTCAACAACAACTGCCAAGTCGGTTTGGGCTATCAACAAAAATTGCGTGATGGCATTACACTCACTCTTTCCACTTTGATCGATGGCAAGAACTTCAATGCCGGTGGCCACAAGATCGGTGTCGCTTTGGAATTGGAAGCCTAA
- the LOC111681679 gene encoding SET domain-containing protein SmydA-8, whose protein sequence is MSAKQNSCGEMFKSRIEFNPRFGRSLVTSEHVRKGEVVVDELPFAWGPKQNSGIVCLGCYRDLQFDEDGDSMDRCAKCDWPLCGECEESRDHQGECKIFSEANVRFAGNVGEDGVCTQLDCITPLRVLLAKEANPERWEREVAPMEYHDKERRENSDIWHADLVNIAQYLRGPCKLGERFSEDLIMQVVGILEVNAFEAKSLQGFPLRALYPITGILSHNCVPNTMRSIYPSEDYRIRLRAMVDLEPGQQLQHSYSYTLNGTSQRQEHLKAGKFFTCDCKRCKDPTELGTNFSTFKCSKCEDGWLLWSDPLDPNTVWKCTLCEFKTSSDAIRRALAVIQAEVAELQATEMSATRLQETEKLLKKYRVVLHPLHFIMISLKQNLIEMYGRVKEYEMVELPDILLERKEELCRQVLRVMNVFEPGLSRMRAMILYELHVPVVLLAKSGFIAEVLTGRKLKEKLSEAIDILKECVEILQHEDPQSQEGVLGLIAKQAMEQLTLSVEGLGDC, encoded by the exons ATGAGTGCTAAACAAAACAGTTGTGGTGAAATGTTTAAATCACGTATTGAATTCAATCCACGCTTTGGACGTAGTCTCGTAACTAGCGAACACGTCCGTAAGGGTGAGGTGGTGGTCGATGAACTTCCCTTTGCTTGGGGACCCAAACAGAATAGCGGTATTGTGTGTTTAGGTTGTTATCGCGATCTACAATTCGATGAAGATGGTGACTCCATGGATCGTTGTGCTAAATGTGATTGGCCGTTGTGTGGTGAATGTGAAGAATCGCGAGATCATCAGGGAGAATGTAAGATTTTCTCCGAGGCAAATGTTAGATTTGCTGGTAATGTGGGTGAAGATGGTGTCTGTACCCAATTGGATTGCATAACACCTTTGAG AGTACTATTGGCCAAAGAAGCCAATCCAGAACGATGGGAAAGAGAAGTGGCTCCCATGGAATACCATGATAAGGAACGTCGTGAAAATTCTGATATTTGGCATGCAGATTTAGTGAATATAGCACAATATCTAAGAGGACCCTGTAAATTAGGTGAACGTTTTTCCGAAGATCTCATTATGCAAGTTGTGGGCATATTGGAAGTAAATGCTTTTGAAGCGAAATCTTTGCAAGGATTTCCTCTTAGAGCATTATATCCCATAACAGGTATTCTATCACATAACTGTGTACCCAATACAATGCGCAGTATATATCCCAGTGAAGATTATAG AATACGTTTGCGTGCTATGGTCGACTTGGAACCGGGTCAGCAACTGCAACATTCTTATAGTTATACTTTGAATGGTACCAGTCAGAGACAGGAACATTTGAAAGCGGGTAAATTCTTTACTTGCGACTGCAAACGCTGTAAAGATCCCACTGAATTGGGCACTAATTTCAGTACTTTTAAATGCAGCAAATGTGAGGATGGTTGGCTTTTGTGGTCGGATCCTTTGG ATCCCAACACCGTATGGAAATGTACATTGTGTGAATTTAAAACCTCTAGTGATGCTATACGCCGAGCTCTGGCCGTCATTCAAGCTGAAGTCGCTGAATTACAAGCCACCGAAATGTCTGCTACACGTTTACAGGAAACcgaaaagttattgaaaaaatatcgtGTAGTTTTACATCCTTTACATTTTATAATGATTTCATTGAAACAAAATCTCATCGAAATGTATGGTCGTGTTAAGGAATATGAAATGGTAGAATTACCAGATATTTTACTCGAACGTAAAGAGGAATTATGTCGTCAAGTTTTGCGTGTAATGAATGTTTTTGAACCAGGTCTCAGTCGTATGCGTGCCATGATTTTATATGAATTGCACGTGCCGGTTGTTTTATTGGCTAAAAGTGGTTTTATTGCGGAAGTTTTAACTGGTAGGAAACTTAAGGAAAAGCTATCGGAGGCCATTGATATTTTAAAGGAATGTGTGGAAATTCTACAGCATGAAGATCCACAGTCACAAGAAGGTGTTTTGGGTCTGATAGCCAAACAGGCTATGGAACAGTTAACATTAAGTGTTGAAGGTTTGGGGGATTGTTga